One genomic region from Streptomyces venezuelae encodes:
- a CDS encoding plasmid stabilization protein — MPRGSSPKRERQYEHIKESGKKQGMSESRAKEMASRTVNKERARSGESKTSSRSSTQGKSASQRGGQKSGGSSERTKDELYEEAKKRNIEGRSTMTKQQLKKALGH, encoded by the coding sequence ATGCCTCGAGGATCCAGCCCGAAGCGCGAGCGGCAGTACGAGCACATCAAGGAGTCCGGCAAGAAGCAGGGCATGTCCGAGAGCCGGGCGAAGGAGATGGCCTCCCGGACCGTGAACAAGGAACGCGCGCGGTCCGGCGAGTCGAAGACGTCCAGCCGCAGCTCGACGCAGGGCAAGTCCGCGTCCCAGCGTGGCGGACAGAAGTCGGGCGGTTCGTCCGAGCGGACGAAAGACGAGCTGTACGAGGAAGCGAAGAAGCGCAACATCGAGGGCCGCTCGACGATGACCAAGCAGCAGCTCAAGAAAGCTCTCGGCCACTGA
- a CDS encoding flavodoxin family protein has translation MNPSSHTPLRAVVLVCTLSPSPARSSSQLLAEQAMAALAEHGVTGKTIRIADHHVTPGVQTDMGEGDAWPEIRATILGCDILILSTPIWLGHPSSIAQRVLERLDAELGESDDEGRMLTYGKVAAVCVVGNEGGAHKVSADLFQGLNDVGFSLAPNAVTYWVGEAMQGTDYQDLDKTPEKTAATTKTLAANTAHLARRLKASAYPAS, from the coding sequence ATGAACCCCAGCAGTCACACCCCGCTGCGTGCTGTCGTGCTCGTCTGCACTCTGTCTCCCTCGCCGGCCCGATCCAGCTCGCAGCTGCTGGCCGAGCAGGCCATGGCCGCGCTCGCCGAGCACGGCGTGACGGGCAAGACCATCCGGATCGCCGATCACCACGTGACGCCCGGAGTGCAGACCGACATGGGTGAGGGGGACGCGTGGCCGGAGATCAGGGCCACGATCCTGGGCTGCGACATCTTGATCCTGTCCACGCCGATCTGGCTCGGACACCCCTCCAGCATCGCCCAGCGGGTCCTGGAGCGCCTCGACGCGGAGCTCGGCGAGAGCGATGACGAGGGCCGCATGCTCACCTACGGCAAGGTCGCCGCGGTGTGCGTGGTCGGCAACGAGGGCGGCGCCCACAAGGTCAGCGCCGATCTGTTTCAGGGCCTGAACGACGTCGGGTTCTCCCTCGCCCCGAACGCCGTCACCTACTGGGTCGGCGAGGCCATGCAGGGCACCGACTACCAGGACCTCGACAAAACCCCCGAGAAGACCGCCGCCACTACCAAGACCCTCGCCGCGAACACCGCCCACCTTGCCCGCCGGCTCAAGGCCTCGGCGTACCCGGCGAGCTGA
- a CDS encoding SDR family oxidoreductase, with product MDPRPDHGEASYRGHDVLLDRAAVVTGGDSGIGRAVCLAFAREGADVVFTHLPEEADEAAETTRLIREAGRKAVAVSCDIRDEEQCAALIDRAVSELGRVDILVNNAAYQMSQPDGIEAITTQQFDRVMKTNLYGMFWLTRKALAHMPRGGSVINTASVQGYRPSPHLLDYAMTKSAIISFTHGLAQMVAERGIRVNAVAPGPVWTPLIPATMPDTTRFGEKAPLGRPAQPAEMAPAYVFLASPQNSYITGEIVNATGGTPLP from the coding sequence ATGGATCCGCGCCCCGATCACGGGGAGGCCTCCTACCGTGGCCACGATGTGCTCCTGGACCGGGCGGCGGTGGTCACCGGCGGCGACTCCGGAATCGGCCGGGCCGTGTGCCTGGCCTTCGCCCGGGAGGGCGCGGACGTCGTCTTCACCCACCTGCCGGAGGAGGCGGACGAGGCGGCCGAGACCACGCGGCTGATCCGGGAGGCAGGCCGCAAGGCGGTGGCCGTGTCCTGCGACATCCGGGACGAGGAACAGTGCGCAGCGCTCATCGACCGGGCGGTGAGCGAGCTGGGGCGCGTGGACATCCTGGTGAACAACGCCGCGTACCAGATGTCCCAGCCCGACGGGATCGAGGCGATCACCACGCAGCAGTTCGACCGGGTGATGAAGACCAACCTGTACGGAATGTTCTGGCTCACCCGCAAGGCCCTGGCTCACATGCCGCGCGGTGGGTCGGTCATCAACACCGCGTCCGTCCAGGGCTACCGGCCCAGCCCCCACCTGCTGGACTACGCAATGACGAAGTCGGCGATCATCTCCTTCACCCACGGGCTGGCGCAGATGGTCGCTGAGCGGGGGATCCGCGTCAACGCTGTCGCCCCCGGCCCGGTGTGGACACCGCTGATCCCCGCCACGATGCCCGACACCACGAGGTTCGGTGAGAAGGCTCCGCTGGGCCGTCCGGCCCAGCCGGCCGAGATGGCACCCGCATACGTCTTCCTCGCCTCCCCCCAGAACAGCTACATCACCGGGGAGATCGTCAACGCCACCGGCGGAACCCCCCTGCCCTGA
- a CDS encoding DUF6766 family protein: MNGRRKETRGSFWRDNSLTLAFGGAFLLVLVGQALAGHAGFNEDLAVDGMQQLTLGEYLMSSDFAVDVTENWQSEFLQFFLYVFGTVWLLQRGSPESKELHKAGPESDREQKIGDHARADSPRWAGTKDWRQHLYSRSLGTVMALLFLLSWLAQSIAGAAAYNEQQLREPLAPVSWADYLASADFWNRSLQNWQSELLAVAAMAILSVYLRQRGSPESKPVGASHSSTGVEG, encoded by the coding sequence GTGAACGGCCGACGGAAGGAGACCAGGGGCAGCTTCTGGCGGGACAACAGCCTCACCCTCGCCTTCGGCGGCGCCTTCCTCCTGGTCCTGGTCGGGCAGGCACTCGCCGGGCACGCCGGGTTCAACGAGGACCTGGCCGTCGACGGCATGCAGCAGCTGACACTCGGCGAGTACCTGATGTCCTCGGACTTCGCCGTCGACGTCACCGAGAACTGGCAGTCGGAGTTCCTGCAGTTCTTCCTCTACGTCTTCGGGACCGTCTGGCTCCTCCAGCGAGGCTCACCCGAGTCCAAGGAGCTGCACAAGGCCGGACCCGAAAGCGACCGGGAACAGAAGATCGGTGACCACGCGCGCGCCGACTCGCCCCGCTGGGCCGGCACGAAGGACTGGCGACAGCACCTGTATTCCCGTTCCCTGGGGACCGTGATGGCCCTGCTGTTCCTGCTCTCCTGGCTAGCCCAGTCCATCGCCGGCGCCGCCGCATACAACGAGCAGCAGCTGCGCGAGCCCCTTGCGCCGGTCTCCTGGGCCGACTACCTGGCGAGTGCCGACTTCTGGAACCGGTCCCTGCAGAACTGGCAGTCCGAGCTCCTGGCCGTGGCCGCCATGGCCATCCTCTCCGTCTACCTGCGCCAGCGGGGCTCCCCGGAATCCAAGCCCGTCGGAGCCTCGCACAGCTCCACCGGAGTCGAGGGCTGA
- a CDS encoding hemerythrin domain-containing protein, producing the protein MQSYSSCTSSAPPAALDRLGDLAWSGVPGEMMRWLARDGGTDARLPVGSVCHVEGMEMDAIVLLREDHKTVEKLFKRFERTGDDDLGERRSIVDEVIQELTVHACIEERIFYPAAREAAPKTTDHILESIEEHHAVVWMLSELKDMDPADERFKAKMTVLMENVRHHVEEEEKEWFPDVRKAMGRNRLTEVGEQLEAEKSKASRDPLAVPSAAGK; encoded by the coding sequence ATGCAGTCCTACTCGTCCTGCACATCGTCAGCGCCGCCCGCCGCCCTGGACCGGTTGGGCGATCTGGCGTGGAGTGGCGTGCCGGGGGAGATGATGCGCTGGCTTGCGCGCGATGGTGGTACCGATGCCCGGCTTCCTGTCGGGTCCGTCTGTCACGTGGAGGGAATGGAGATGGACGCGATCGTGCTGCTGCGCGAGGACCACAAGACGGTGGAGAAGCTGTTCAAGCGGTTTGAGAGGACCGGCGACGACGATCTGGGCGAGCGGCGGAGCATCGTTGACGAGGTGATTCAGGAGCTGACGGTGCACGCGTGTATCGAGGAGCGAATCTTCTATCCCGCCGCTCGCGAGGCGGCCCCGAAGACCACTGATCACATCCTCGAGAGCATCGAGGAACACCATGCCGTGGTGTGGATGCTCTCCGAGCTCAAGGACATGGACCCCGCCGACGAACGCTTCAAGGCCAAGATGACCGTCCTGATGGAGAACGTCCGCCACCATGTCGAGGAGGAGGAGAAGGAGTGGTTCCCCGACGTCCGCAAGGCCATGGGCCGCAACCGGCTCACCGAGGTCGGCGAGCAGCTGGAAGCCGAGAAGAGCAAGGCTTCCCGCGACCCCCTCGCGGTGCCGAGCGCGGCCGGCAAGTGA
- a CDS encoding PPOX class F420-dependent oxidoreductase, whose protein sequence is MPMEMNDTVRGLLDVPHPAVLSTLNPDGSPQSSVVWVSRDGGELLISTEQGRRKERNILRDPRVGLTVFDLANPYLYVEIRGTATVTEDTDRAVAVRIAEEYLGPGGGEEYLAAPPEEVRVVVRITPTKILGNATKPTEPA, encoded by the coding sequence ATGCCCATGGAGATGAACGACACCGTACGCGGCCTGCTTGACGTACCGCACCCGGCCGTCTTGTCCACCCTCAACCCCGACGGCAGCCCGCAGAGTTCGGTGGTCTGGGTGAGCCGTGACGGCGGCGAGCTGCTGATCTCCACCGAACAAGGCCGACGCAAGGAGCGGAACATACTCCGCGACCCACGCGTCGGCCTGACCGTCTTCGACCTCGCCAACCCTTACCTGTACGTCGAGATCCGCGGCACGGCCACCGTTACCGAGGACACCGACCGCGCGGTGGCCGTCCGCATCGCCGAGGAATACCTCGGCCCGGGCGGCGGTGAGGAATACCTGGCGGCCCCGCCGGAAGAAGTACGAGTGGTCGTCCGCATCACCCCGACCAAGATCCTCGGCAACGCCACCAAGCCCACCGAGCCGGCCTAG
- a CDS encoding DinB family protein: protein MTETKTEAWPEPPLAGTEAEAILGALERQRATLAWKCSGLDASGLRATLGTSTVTLGGLLKHLAHVEDSHLARLWLGAPVGAPWDTVDWDSTPDWDYRSAAEDTPEQLLALWQESVARSRVIIDKALSAGGLDQLGAYTTRSGERPNLRRILLDLIEEYARHAGHADLIRESVDGLTGEDPPR, encoded by the coding sequence ATGACTGAGACCAAGACCGAAGCATGGCCGGAACCTCCACTCGCAGGCACCGAGGCAGAAGCCATCCTCGGCGCCCTCGAACGCCAGCGGGCCACGCTGGCCTGGAAGTGCTCCGGCCTGGACGCCTCCGGCCTTCGCGCCACACTCGGCACGTCCACCGTCACTCTGGGCGGCCTGTTGAAGCACCTGGCGCACGTGGAGGACAGTCACCTCGCCCGGCTGTGGCTCGGCGCCCCCGTCGGCGCCCCCTGGGACACCGTCGACTGGGACAGCACTCCTGACTGGGACTACCGCTCCGCTGCCGAGGACACGCCCGAGCAACTGCTCGCTCTCTGGCAGGAATCAGTCGCACGTTCCCGTGTGATCATCGACAAGGCACTCAGCGCCGGCGGATTGGACCAGCTCGGTGCCTACACCACCCGTAGCGGCGAACGCCCCAACCTCCGTCGGATTCTCCTGGACCTCATCGAGGAGTACGCCCGCCACGCGGGCCACGCCGATCTCATCCGCGAGTCCGTCGACGGCCTTACGGGGGAGGACCCGCCGAGGTGA
- a CDS encoding anti-sigma factor domain-containing protein, producing MNTDDRHSLTGAYALDALSDEERRAYERHLAECASCREEVTALSETTARLGLAASAPVPPSLQEDVLRRIAQVQQVPPAVSAAPAQAAPLRGRSRRGPLWALAASIASAVLLGGTAVVQHNLAQDAEQETQRVEQAAGEVAAVLAAPDARLTTTGLPQGATGTVVVSRSLDRAVFTAADLAEPPSGKVYQLWFNDRGTMRPAGLIDPDHTTTAMVMDGPVEGATGMGVTLEPAGGSARPTSPPIALATFPAA from the coding sequence ATGAACACCGATGACCGGCACTCGCTCACCGGTGCCTACGCCCTGGACGCGCTGAGCGACGAGGAGCGCCGGGCGTACGAGCGGCACCTGGCCGAGTGCGCCTCCTGCAGGGAGGAAGTCACGGCACTTTCGGAGACGACGGCGAGGCTCGGCCTGGCGGCTTCGGCTCCGGTCCCGCCGTCGCTGCAGGAGGACGTGCTGCGCCGGATCGCCCAGGTGCAGCAGGTCCCGCCGGCCGTCTCCGCCGCGCCCGCCCAGGCTGCCCCGCTCAGAGGCCGGTCCCGTCGGGGGCCGCTGTGGGCCCTGGCCGCGAGCATCGCCTCGGCGGTCCTGCTCGGCGGGACGGCGGTCGTGCAGCACAACCTGGCACAGGACGCGGAACAGGAGACTCAGCGGGTCGAGCAGGCGGCCGGAGAGGTGGCCGCGGTGCTGGCCGCGCCCGACGCCCGGCTCACCACGACCGGGCTGCCTCAGGGCGCGACGGGCACCGTCGTCGTCTCCAGAAGCCTCGACCGGGCGGTCTTCACAGCCGCGGACCTGGCCGAACCACCCAGTGGCAAGGTCTACCAGCTGTGGTTCAACGACCGGGGGACGATGCGCCCGGCCGGTCTGATCGACCCTGACCACACAACCACAGCGATGGTGATGGACGGACCGGTGGAGGGAGCGACCGGCATGGGGGTCACGCTCGAGCCGGCCGGTGGCTCGGCCCGCCCCACCAGCCCGCCGATCGCCCTGGCCACGTTCCCGGCTGCCTGA
- a CDS encoding TerC family protein: protein MLEVPLWLWLAFAATVVVSLAIDLLAHRTEHVIGFKEAAAWSGLWIGLALTFGAVVFLVLGTTAGTEYTTAWLLEKSLSVDNLFVFAVIFAYFKVPRAYQHRVLFFGVMGALVFRGIFLSLGVAVVSRFTAVLFGFAAVLFYSTYKLLKDEEESFDPGKSFAVRMLRKIMPVRDEYVGMKFFVKEAGKRVATPLLAVVAAIEAADLIFAVDSVPAVLAVSDDAFIVYTSNAFAILGLRALYFMLAGLLDRFHYLNKGLAIILAFIGVKLVLQASHKLISTGIPEIPSPVSLAVIVVVLAGSVVLSLLRPAPLPPPPAGPDDKTTAPPGAAATEDPGPDEGVDVEPDQDGRDPPRPGA from the coding sequence GTGCTCGAGGTCCCGCTCTGGCTGTGGCTGGCGTTCGCCGCGACGGTGGTGGTGTCGCTGGCGATAGACCTGCTGGCCCATCGCACCGAGCACGTCATCGGCTTCAAAGAAGCTGCTGCGTGGAGCGGCCTGTGGATAGGCCTGGCCCTGACCTTCGGCGCGGTCGTCTTCCTCGTCCTCGGTACGACGGCGGGCACGGAGTACACCACGGCGTGGCTGCTGGAGAAGAGCCTGTCGGTGGACAACCTCTTCGTCTTCGCCGTGATCTTCGCCTACTTCAAAGTGCCCCGCGCCTACCAGCACCGCGTGCTGTTCTTCGGCGTCATGGGCGCCCTGGTCTTCCGCGGCATCTTCCTCTCCCTCGGCGTCGCCGTGGTCAGCCGCTTCACCGCCGTACTCTTCGGCTTCGCCGCCGTCCTGTTCTACAGCACCTACAAGCTGCTCAAGGACGAGGAGGAGAGCTTCGACCCGGGCAAGAGCTTCGCCGTGCGGATGCTCCGCAAGATCATGCCGGTCCGCGACGAGTACGTCGGCATGAAGTTCTTCGTCAAGGAAGCGGGCAAGCGCGTGGCCACGCCGCTCCTGGCGGTGGTGGCCGCGATCGAGGCAGCCGACCTGATCTTCGCCGTCGACAGCGTGCCCGCCGTTCTCGCGGTCAGCGACGACGCCTTCATCGTCTACACCAGCAACGCCTTCGCCATCCTCGGTCTGCGGGCCCTGTACTTCATGCTCGCCGGACTCCTGGACCGCTTCCACTACCTGAACAAGGGCCTCGCGATCATCCTCGCCTTCATCGGCGTCAAGCTCGTCCTTCAGGCATCCCACAAGTTGATCAGCACCGGCATTCCCGAGATCCCTTCACCGGTCAGCCTCGCCGTCATCGTCGTCGTCCTGGCCGGTTCCGTGGTCCTCAGCCTGCTCCGGCCCGCCCCACTCCCACCGCCCCCTGCGGGCCCGGACGACAAGACCACCGCGCCGCCCGGAGCGGCAGCCACGGAGGACCCGGGCCCCGACGAAGGCGTAGATGTCGAGCCTGACCAGGATGGGAGGGATCCGCCCCGACCGGGCGCCTGA
- a CDS encoding ABC transporter permease, translating into MSSVSRTVPHALADSATMLRRQLRHMLRYPTLILTAAGVPVVFLLLFVYVLGGILGTGLGGPSGGRDAYVNYVVPGVILMTVATAAQGTAISVAIDMTEGIVARFRTMAIARVSVLTGHVLGSLVQTLLSIAAVIGAALLVGFEPTADFGAWLGAVGVLVLIILALTWLSVALAMVAKSVATASNMLTPLMILPMTGSGFVPTDSMPTGLKWFADYQPFTPFIETLRGLLMGNPIDNSAILTIGWCALIALGGYLWAKKLYDREPAK; encoded by the coding sequence ATGAGCAGCGTTTCCCGTACGGTTCCCCACGCCCTCGCCGACTCGGCGACCATGTTGCGCCGCCAGTTGCGGCACATGCTGCGCTACCCGACGCTCATCCTGACGGCCGCCGGGGTTCCGGTGGTCTTCCTGCTGCTGTTCGTCTATGTCCTCGGCGGCATCCTCGGCACGGGCCTTGGCGGGCCGTCGGGCGGCCGCGATGCCTACGTGAACTACGTCGTCCCCGGCGTCATCCTGATGACTGTGGCGACCGCGGCCCAGGGCACGGCGATCTCGGTGGCCATCGACATGACCGAGGGCATCGTCGCCCGGTTCCGCACCATGGCCATCGCCCGGGTCTCCGTACTCACCGGACATGTGCTGGGCAGCCTGGTCCAGACCCTCCTGAGCATCGCTGCCGTCATCGGGGCCGCGCTGCTGGTGGGATTCGAGCCGACCGCGGACTTCGGCGCATGGCTCGGCGCGGTCGGCGTGCTCGTCCTGATCATCCTCGCGCTCACCTGGCTGTCGGTCGCACTGGCCATGGTCGCCAAGAGCGTCGCCACCGCGAGCAACATGCTGACGCCGCTGATGATCCTGCCCATGACGGGCAGCGGGTTCGTCCCCACCGACTCCATGCCAACCGGGCTGAAATGGTTCGCCGACTACCAGCCGTTCACCCCGTTCATCGAAACCCTGCGCGGGCTGCTGATGGGCAACCCGATCGACAACAGTGCAATCCTGACCATCGGTTGGTGCGCCCTGATCGCTCTGGGCGGCTACCTATGGGCCAAGAAGCTCTACGATCGCGAGCCCGCCAAGTGA
- a CDS encoding ATP-binding cassette domain-containing protein, protein MTTDLGRPAVAATAIHKAYGDHVVLDGIDLDIPAGSVFALLGPNGAGKTTVVQILSTLIRADAGEMQVAGHDVVRNPDAVRAAIGVTGQFSAVDNFLTGEENLLLMACLNHLPRRERRRSAAELLARFDLMDAARKPAVTYSGGMRRRLDLAMTLVGRPRVIFLDEPTTGLDPRSRRTMWEIIRGLVNDEGVTIFLTTQYLEEADQLADRIAVLHGGRLVAEGSPEELKRQVGGGHVTLRFADPRGYDHAARTLDVVSRNDEARTLQIPSQGDVRSLRALLDWLDRASLTVDELQVHTPDLDDVFFALTGNPVTEQETAR, encoded by the coding sequence ATGACTACGGATCTCGGCCGCCCCGCAGTAGCGGCGACTGCGATACACAAGGCGTACGGCGACCACGTGGTGCTCGACGGCATCGACCTCGACATCCCCGCGGGATCTGTCTTCGCGTTGCTCGGCCCGAACGGTGCGGGCAAGACCACCGTGGTGCAGATCCTGTCCACCCTCATCCGTGCCGACGCGGGGGAGATGCAAGTCGCCGGCCACGATGTGGTCCGGAATCCGGACGCGGTACGCGCCGCGATCGGCGTCACCGGCCAGTTCTCCGCAGTGGACAACTTCCTCACCGGCGAGGAAAACCTGCTGCTGATGGCCTGCCTGAACCACCTGCCCCGCCGGGAACGGAGGCGGTCTGCCGCCGAACTGCTGGCGCGGTTCGATCTGATGGACGCAGCCCGGAAGCCTGCGGTGACGTACTCCGGCGGGATGCGCCGCCGCTTGGACCTCGCGATGACGCTGGTCGGCCGGCCTCGGGTGATCTTCCTCGACGAGCCGACCACCGGACTGGACCCGCGCAGCAGGCGGACCATGTGGGAGATCATCCGCGGACTGGTGAACGACGAGGGCGTCACGATCTTCCTCACCACCCAGTATCTGGAGGAGGCCGACCAACTCGCCGACCGGATCGCGGTGCTGCACGGGGGAAGGCTGGTGGCGGAAGGCTCACCGGAGGAGCTCAAACGGCAGGTCGGCGGCGGCCATGTCACCCTGCGGTTCGCCGACCCACGCGGTTACGACCACGCGGCCCGGACGCTGGACGTGGTGTCCCGCAACGACGAGGCACGCACCCTGCAGATCCCCAGCCAGGGCGATGTCCGGTCCTTGCGCGCGTTGCTGGACTGGCTCGACCGCGCCTCGCTCACCGTGGACGAACTCCAGGTCCACACCCCCGATCTCGATGACGTCTTCTTCGCCCTGACGGGCAACCCGGTCACGGAACAGGAGACCGCACGATGA
- a CDS encoding GbsR/MarR family transcriptional regulator has product MPGDRLTLRDRQQIAAGLREELTYAAIGRLVGRPTSTVTREVMRNGGPRSYHAEAAHRAGTRHASRRRATAPKPSPARADLGGRDPRVVDEVDAQSMELMVQAGLPQMMARVLAALFTTDSGSLTSAELVRRLHVSPASISKAIGYLETQALVKRERDHRSRAERYAIDDDVAFQSVMAGARNQTQIAEACRIAARQLGTTTPAGARLENTSQFLLHVIDDLVRSAQRWHEIYSTHPGNAPETDD; this is encoded by the coding sequence ATGCCTGGTGACAGACTCACCCTCCGGGACCGGCAGCAGATCGCCGCGGGACTGCGCGAGGAGCTGACCTACGCCGCCATCGGCCGGCTCGTCGGGCGACCCACTTCCACCGTCACCCGCGAGGTGATGCGCAACGGCGGGCCGCGCAGCTATCACGCCGAGGCGGCCCACCGGGCCGGCACACGCCACGCGAGCCGGCGCAGGGCCACTGCGCCGAAACCGTCACCAGCACGGGCCGACCTCGGCGGGCGTGATCCACGGGTCGTGGACGAGGTGGACGCGCAGAGCATGGAACTGATGGTCCAGGCCGGGCTCCCCCAGATGATGGCCAGGGTGCTCGCCGCGTTGTTCACCACCGACAGCGGCAGCCTCACCTCCGCGGAACTCGTGCGCCGCCTGCACGTCAGCCCCGCCTCCATCTCCAAGGCCATCGGCTACCTGGAGACCCAGGCACTCGTCAAACGCGAACGCGACCACCGCAGCCGCGCCGAACGCTACGCGATCGACGACGACGTAGCGTTCCAGTCGGTCATGGCCGGCGCGCGCAACCAGACCCAGATCGCCGAGGCTTGCAGGATCGCAGCCCGGCAGCTGGGCACCACCACCCCCGCCGGCGCCCGGCTGGAGAACACGAGCCAGTTCCTCCTCCACGTCATCGACGACCTGGTCCGCTCAGCCCAGCGCTGGCACGAGATCTACTCCACTCATCCTGGGAACGCCCCCGAAACCGACGACTGA
- a CDS encoding DinB family protein, giving the protein MKPNDPKDDLHRYLKAAREAIVWKVDGLSEYDIRRPLTPTGTNLLGLVKHLAGVELGYFGPTFGRPHNESLPWHEESAEPNSDMWAPADESREDVLGLYHRAWAHADATIEALPLDATGHVAWWGDNGDVTLQRIMLHMTAETNRHAGHADIVRELIDGKVGMREANSNMDGGDEAWYQNHWNRLEASAKEAQAKQR; this is encoded by the coding sequence ATGAAGCCCAATGACCCCAAAGACGACCTGCACCGCTACCTCAAGGCGGCCCGCGAAGCCATCGTCTGGAAGGTGGACGGACTGTCCGAGTACGACATCCGCCGCCCCCTGACGCCGACGGGCACCAACCTCCTCGGCCTCGTCAAGCACCTGGCCGGCGTCGAACTCGGGTACTTCGGCCCGACCTTCGGCCGCCCGCACAACGAATCCCTCCCCTGGCACGAGGAGAGCGCCGAGCCCAACTCGGACATGTGGGCACCCGCCGACGAGTCGCGCGAGGATGTTCTCGGCCTCTACCACCGCGCCTGGGCGCACGCGGACGCGACGATCGAGGCGCTGCCGCTCGATGCGACGGGCCACGTCGCGTGGTGGGGTGACAACGGAGACGTGACGCTTCAGCGGATCATGCTGCACATGACGGCCGAGACCAACCGGCACGCCGGCCACGCCGACATCGTCCGCGAACTGATCGACGGCAAGGTCGGTATGCGGGAGGCCAACAGCAACATGGACGGCGGCGACGAGGCCTGGTACCAAAACCACTGGAACCGACTGGAGGCGTCCGCCAAGGAGGCTCAGGCCAAGCAGCGCTGA
- a CDS encoding transcriptional regulator, translating to MTHPTGRRDDEPAVQPAVPGDGRYLPDDEHLVREAERIAVAVGRMFPGLCEVVLHDLRRPDSAIRVIENNLSGRQVGDSATELGLRRIADPDYPGVIQNYNNRFPDGRPAKSTSIGIKNAEGRYVAALCLNLDVSTLSPLALTLANLVATEVEHQGEALETLRDRTGRELRSAIDSFAAQRSSTPRGLNRDQKRELVRQLHREGFFETRSSAQVIADQLGVSRATVYNYTK from the coding sequence ATGACACACCCCACCGGCCGACGAGATGACGAACCCGCCGTCCAGCCCGCCGTACCGGGAGACGGTCGTTACCTGCCGGACGACGAGCACCTCGTACGGGAAGCCGAGCGCATCGCTGTCGCGGTCGGGCGCATGTTCCCAGGTCTGTGCGAGGTCGTCCTGCACGATCTGCGCCGACCCGACAGCGCCATCCGCGTCATCGAGAACAACCTGTCCGGACGGCAGGTCGGTGACTCCGCCACGGAACTGGGCCTGCGCCGCATCGCGGACCCCGACTACCCCGGCGTCATCCAGAACTACAACAACCGGTTCCCCGACGGGCGCCCGGCCAAGAGCACCTCGATCGGCATCAAGAACGCCGAGGGACGTTACGTCGCGGCCCTGTGCCTGAACCTGGACGTCAGCACACTGTCCCCGCTGGCCCTGACCCTCGCGAACCTCGTCGCCACCGAGGTCGAACACCAAGGTGAGGCCCTGGAGACACTGCGCGACCGCACCGGGCGCGAACTCCGCTCGGCCATCGACTCCTTCGCGGCGCAGCGCTCCAGCACCCCGCGCGGCCTCAACCGCGACCAGAAGCGTGAGCTGGTGCGCCAGCTGCATCGCGAGGGTTTCTTCGAGACCCGGAGCTCCGCACAGGTCATCGCGGACCAGCTCGGCGTCTCCCGGGCGACCGTCTACAACTACACGAAATAG